The following proteins are encoded in a genomic region of Danio rerio strain Tuebingen ecotype United States chromosome 16, GRCz12tu, whole genome shotgun sequence:
- the frrs1l gene encoding DOMON domain-containing protein FRRS1L: MFALHPLLRVSVLLDATLWLAVSASPTDDNVLRAGHGEHGEPGHEEPHKDSYSTFASEFLESRYLSDEGYPFPTAPPVDPFARIKVSDCGVTKGCIRYGKPGCDAESCDYFLSFRRIGTDVEFEMSADTDGWVAVGFSSDKKMGGDDVMGCVHDDNGRVRIHHFYNVGQWAKEIKRNPARDEEGIFENNRVTCRFKRPLHVAREETLVDLHLSWYYLFAWGPAIQGSITRHDIDSPPVSDRMISIYKYEDIFMPATAYQTFSSPFCLLLIVALTFYLLMGTP; the protein is encoded by the exons ATGTTTGCTCTGCATCCGCTGCTGCGGGTCTCTGTGCTGCTGGATGCGACGCTGTGGCTCGCAGTCTCTGCCAGTCCTACCGACGATAATGTGCTGCGGGCCGGACACGGAGAGCACGGAGAACCGGGGCACGAGGAGCCACATAAGGACTCCTATAGCACATTCGCCTCCGAGTTCCTGGAGTCCAGATACCTGTCAGACGAAG GTTACCCTTTCCCAACTGCACCCCCTGTGGACCCATTTGCCCGCATCAAAGTCAGCGACTGTGGAGTAACCAAAGGATGCATCAG ATATGGCAAACCAGGCTGTGACGCAGAGTCCTGTGACTATTTCCTGAGTTTCAGACGCATTGGCACAGATGTGGAATTCGAGATGAGTGCAGACACTGATGGATGGGTTGCCGTTGGTTTCTCTTCAGATAAAAAGATG GGAGGTGATGATGTCATGGGCTGTGTTCATGATGATAACGGACGTGTACGGATCCATCATTTCTATAATGTGGGCCAGTGGGCCAAAGAAATCAAGCGCAACCCAGCACGGGATGAAGAGGGCATCTTTGAAAACAACCGCGTCACCTGCCGCTTCAAACGGCCTCTTCATGTGGCACGCGAGGAAACACTGGTGGACCTGCACCTGAGCTGGTACTATCTGTTCGCTTGGGGACCTGCTATACAAG GCTCCATCACAAGGCATGACATTGACTCCCCGCCGGTGTCAGACCGCATGATCAGCATCTATAAATATGAGGACATTTTCATGCCTGCCACTGCCTATCAGACATTCTCTTCTCCCTTTTGCCTTCTCCTCATCGTTGCTCTTACCTTCTACCTGTTGATGGGCACGCCATAA